aatatagaataataataacaataaaaattggACCAACAGAACCTCCACCTGCAATTGAAGGAAAGAGGAAGCTCTAAATTATGCAAATGTATGATGtcatatcaattaaattaaccATTTATGAAAAATCACTTTTTCAAACACTACAGAGTTGCAgaaacctttttcttttccaaaggCGTACAACTTGGACTAGAGGTTTATAAACAAGAACTAAATCATTCCTTTTACTAATATATTCCAATAACCGACAGGACTCCTATGTCCTAATATGAAAAAGTCAAAATAGTATACAGAAAGACCTTACATATAAAGTActgtagaaaaaaaaaaaattagaagattGAGCGATATCAACAAGTGAATGTAAATCCCACTATATAAGccaaatgataaattaaattttacaaccTACTGTGTCTTCTCAATTTTAGTAGAAGAACTTTATCGAATATGGCTTGTATTTCAAGAACTCCTAACATATGTGATGCACAGGTTGCCAACAAGGAGGTTGCCATGTGCATTTGAGTGGTCTATACACAAACTATATAAAAACGCCTGACACTCCAAGTGGCAGGTTATCATTTTTCCCACCTTCTAGTCCTGTTTTCTTACAGATGTGAAATTTGTAAGCTGTCCAAAGCTTAAATAACCATGGACTTATGATACATACCAACTTCTAAAGCTTAAAATAGCAATAACAAAAGACAAAATGCATATTCCAGCTCCTGTCACTCTTTTCTATAGAGATTATTCAAATGATATTATCAGTAAATTAGGGTAACTAAAAGAGAACATATATCAATAAGCCaagaatttcataaatttaaccTTTCAGTCCTTTCCCAGTCTCGCAGCTGAAGTCTTCCTTCATACTATTAACTCTCTGTGATATTTGCCGTTTGTGCTACAAGCATACATAGGAAGACTATAGTTAGTCAATGTAACAACTGGTTTAACATTCTAAAAGTAGCACAATAATAAGCAATTAAAAAGTGTATTTCTTTGTGGAAGAAGTGACAAAACGACATAATTGAGTCTCCTACCTAATATATATCCAAACTTAAAAGTATCTATTAGATAATTATGCACATTTGGGATAGAAATTTCACCTGATTCTTGAACACAGTGGACCTTCTTTTtcatctaattttaaaatttatactttCCAGTACAATGAGTCTAAACTATATTTTGGATATAACAGCAGCCCATTCCATAATGTCAAACATTCCATATCAATTAAATGCCATGTATCCATATTGGCAAGTAACAAATGAGAAGTACCTAGAAATCATAATGATGAACTTtacttgaaagaacccatcaAGCAAATAAAGTCGGTACCTTAAGATTGATCTTATAGCCTAAGGCACCAGCCCCAATgatacattaattaatttttatgtgaGCTAAATTTCAAATCTAAACTACGATCTTCTCACTTAGAGCTCAAAAATGCAGTACGGATTATGAGATTAGCTGATAGCATGCACCAAGACATAggctttaataaaattagacaGGTGCGTTGACATCAATCAAGTTCAGTTCTGCCAtgagaaattaattaacacTTTCTGTCGTagatataatatatgtttaatattgCAACCGGATCTGAttataaaaaggaaattagctaagtataaatataaaatagctaagtgtaaatataaaatacctAGGACTGTACATGaatagaaaaattcatttcttCAGAAACTTTACTATCCATGCGATTTAGTAGGTAGTGCATCATCAACCAATTTGCAGTACATGAAAAGATAAATAGATGCCAAAGGAACAAGCCATATTCAAGTCCAAACATAGGGATGTCCTAAGATTAGTGTGTAAAGGTATACCAAGCTGCAGTGGACAATACCTTTAAGTACCGTATATATCTCTCTGTGTATCCTATATTAGTATGTAAAGGTATCTCCAAAGATTTGTTTAATCGATGTGCAGATTCAAGAAACCTGTCAAAATACCGTATAAGCAGAAGTCCAAGAAAAGGCCACGTAATGTAGATAAAAGTCAGAGGCAAGCTAAACTATCACCATATACATACTTCACCCCCTCCCCACTGCTACCCGACCCCTGCCCATGTGGCGAATAAACATGAATAAGAGCACAATTATTTTCATGGCATTCACACACAGTTAAAAGAGATCACCAAATGTTCTAAATCAGatagaatatttatatattactataTTATCAAAAcacatttcatttcttttggctgTAGGGTTTTCAAAACCTCCTTAATTGCATTTTCAATTTGTGTCCATGactcttaaaaataaactctcatatgaataattaaattttcaaatggtgtaaacaaaagaaaaatgtgtAATTGTAGTTTCTCATCCCACTTATTATGATGATAACataatagaattagaaataTGTCATTATCGAATGAGTTAAGGTATAATTTTAAGTAACTTGACAGGCAtctaaatattaacaaaatctTGAAATTTATTAGTCGATTGAATTCCAAGTATATATTTGGATAGAATGGGAAAGACTGAGAAagctatataaataaatgtgcGTACACAAGTTACAACTTCAGGCATCttttagaaattctaaaaatttatataaagtgtatgtatatattatacaaatgcaataaatatatgataGTAACTTATAATATTAAGAGAATTTACTTGTATTGTTATAACTTTGAATCTTTTTGTCAAATGTTCTATACATGATAATTAGTAATACATTAGAAAcctatatttttctaattaaatatttttcttaaatattttaatgaatatGTTCTATCTGCtacattaaaaaaagtttaagatCAATTTATTGCTAAGAAATCCTATTCCCAATTAAAAACTTATAAGAATTCCTAAGTTTTATTCATATTTGATGGATTCTTTATCAAAGATGctttatcaaataaatgatCATAACATAAACTTCATTTAAGACTCTAATAGTagattttctaataaattttaatgttgATTTGTAAATCTCGTAGTGAACTGATATGTTTTTGATGTTTATACATTAACTTGGCGAATATCGAAAGACtcatattaatatcataaaaaaagtaaaatgtaATATCCCATATATAAgcatagaaaaggaaattttacacagcattattattatctatCAAGTATTTCTttcctaaatatatattttttatattctagaTGAAATTTCAAACTTTTCATAGTTTGTCCTATTTCTTTTCACTATACTATCAAtggtaatataaaaattgtcattttgaatagtaaattTTTACCATCCCTTATAATTGTTGGTTTCAAAagttttttcatatataacaAACCAGTTCTTGATAAATCTAGAACCTAGACATTCCTTAAAGATAATTAGATagttagaaatattattacatataacaaattaatcaaatttaaatttattggaCACCAGATTcaacaacaataaaaacaataataaaaaggaTAATACAAAAGATCGGAACTTCTACATCTGGTAGCAAATTAAAGTTCAACAATtagagattttattaattctataaacTTTCAAGTTTACTTTTCCAACATTTTTGCATATACCATAGATTGTTGTGGACAAGATGGAAggaataatattgataaacttTAATCAGTTAAACTTACTCGGTAATTGGAGCATGCAccaaaaagtattttaaaaactgaGTAATACTAAATATGATGTgtcacaaaaattataaatccaCTAGAAAATTGCAATTCTTTTACATACCAGCTTTATGGGATGAAAAGATGGAGGTGAATTGCTAGAGTTAATTGGTTAATTGTTAACTATTTCTGACATGAGATTAAGACTAATGTAAAAAAGATGAAACTTTTCTATTACGGCTTTCCTATTCTCCTTTTTTCCTTATACTAAAGTATTAAAGGTATTGGCAACAGAATTGATGTGGTGGCAGTGTGAAAAAGTTTCATTCCTTTCCTTTCAGCCGATTAAACATAATCATCCACACTCCAAAACGAATGCCAAGTACGCCCTAACTCTATTGTTCCTTTCTTTAATTCTAcagagggaaaaaaaaaatcaatggACAGGCTTCAAACTGATAGACATAGACAACATTCTGCCCAAACCAAAAGTAATAGCAAAACGACAGCATTTGTGTAGTAATATAATGAATGTCAAAAagtgagaaaaagaaaaaaactttgGTCACTTAGATCTCCCGTCAAGCTAGGTGGTTTACCTATAACTCTACATAAAGGCTACCACAAATGCACCTAACTGAACATGTGTCTTATAAGTACATACAACCATCAATTCCTGCCCAGAAATACAAATAGGGATATATGTGTTGTTAGCCTAGGGAATTCATCAACAGTCCAAGAGAAAAAACTCACAAATTACAGTTCCTTTCTAAGTCAAGTTGGGATGAGTCGGATTGTGCATTTCGATCAgaagcttggtatttttgtgcCTTAGCTACAAGCTGACATGCCTGCAAAATATGAACTTTATTTATGAAAGGAGACTTCCAAATTCAACAAAATCCCATTCTAGCACACCACCTTAGCAGCACCAGTGCGCAAGCAAGAAGCAATCATATAGGATCCTAGAGATCTGTATCTCctgaatagaaataaatagagaaaggGCAGACTTGAGAACAGATTATCAGACgtatttcaaataatttaggTCATGAGATCTAACCAAatcagattttattttaaaaagatgaGAAAAGAAGTAATTCATGAGAATCATTGCCATCTAATGGCAATTACAGAGCAGTTCAATAAGCCAAGGGTTAGAAGCATTTAAAGGATCATTGGGAAACTTTAGCCAATCTTCCAAAATGGTGATGAAACTAGGTATTTTTGCAATCTTTGGGTATTTCCAAGATGATCATCTAAATTTACATGAGTACTAAAATCCAAGAAAGTGATCCAAAAAGAATGAACAACCTAATGGCTAGTGCAGGACAATAAATTCATTGTGTTGAAAATTCCTAGCTAATTGGACCAAGCACCTCAATTATTTCTCTAGGGCCTCTTTCTTCCACCATTTTGTGACAGGAGCATCATTACAATGGCTGaatgcttaaacaaaaaaatttcatcatttgattttaactctttTACTAACAATTCAGAGCTTCAGACTATGAGGTCTAGTTTCCTAACCAGTTCAACTTCTTACTTTTGAGGGTAGATATTTCCTAATTGGAAAACTGCCGCTAAACTAATATGAAATatgtattcattttttatgcTTCAATTTatgcaaagaaaagaataactCAAGAACATTTACAGTTTACTAATTATAAGAAGGCTTAACAAGGATATATTACTGTAGCAAGATTCTCACTCAAGAATGGGAACTATTAATGtgaaacacaaaataaaagtagTAAAATAAGTACCTGAGGTTTTATCAGTCTTCGCAGAAAAAGTTCCTCATGATTTCGTAAACAAAATTCCCAAGAGCAGATCTGGCAAAGATAAATGAACTATCCGATTAAAGACAATTATAACGTACTCAGGATTTTAAATCTAGCATGATGACCATATATCAACTCATACCTTCAGATTTGGAGAGAAAACAATACGAAGTTTACCATAACGTACAACACGACCATTCTCAAAAACACTTTCTTCTATTGCCTTTGGATAACAAAGTACAATCTGACCGCTTGAGTTCTGAGATTCATGAGGCATATCAATATAAAGAAGCTCTTCCATAACGGGCCATTCATATTTGATTTGGAATAAATTAGGCAGAGATGCAGCAGTTGATTCTGAAAGAACAGGGGGAAGCTTTTAAAGTGTGAAagttacatattttatatcaaatgTTACTTTCAGAAAAGGATGGAGCGATGATGGTGGTCcaatttctttgaaaattTCATGAGCTCATGTCAGTATTTGAAAGTTTCCAGATGTTTGAATCTGATTTACCAGTTGAACTGATAACTAAGAATGACAATATTTTACATGACATGATCTTAGATCAGACCAAATAACATTTCATCTCGTATACTGAATTATAAATAGTAGTATGAAGTTTGTGACTATAAACTTTAGATCAAGATAAATCAACCATTTAAAGACCACCCTAACTCCCCCAATGATAAACGACCCCAATGGTACAATTTCTTTTGGTCCTAATACTTGCTTATGGGACATTCAACTGCATCTTAAAAAATCACAGCTACATTTTAAGCACATAATTCGAGAAGATTAAAAATTGCACATAATTCCAGAAGATTAAAAATCAACTTCAAATTTCAATCTACAAGATGCAAAATTACTTTTAGAAAGGACTGCACAATGTACTGTGAATACAGATGCTACTTGGCATACTTTGCtttgcataaaagaaatttaatttaaaaaaattgcatCAAGCCTCTCTCAGAAACTAATGAAaataaccaaaaagaaaaaaagttgaaGTAGAAACAAATAGCATACCGTAACCATGGACATGCTTCTGATTGCATAATTCACAATCCCATGAATCCTGCAAATATGCAATTGTATTACTAGTATTCTCTCacatgaataaagaaaaatgttcacaagatatataaataatataaccATTTCCTAATCAGTGATCTGTGGAATGATATTAATTCGAACTCTGTCAATAAGTATCATAGAGCGAGAAATCCGAATAAGAAGAAATTCAAATGCAAAAAAAGCACATGTGATGCCAGCATTTGTTTATGAAGTAGCACAAGACAGCAGAGGATTGAAGCACTGATGTCTCATGTATAccaatataattatttcatttatcaaaataaaatcagaCTGGAAGAGAGGGTCCAATCAATGCTAATAAAAATAGTCCATTGAAGATCTTTCATTCCATAACTGAGTATGGCACCAACACTCCCCTCCCTCCCAGTCCACCCATGCCCTAATGTGTTCCCAAAGAAACACCAGTTAGTTACTCTCCCCTAAacaattacatattaatttaatttattttttatcatagcATACCTTGTGATAAGCAGCAGGTGGGTTCCTATTTTGATACTTTGAAACACACAATCTCTTTCTAGCAGTGTGAGTAAAAAACTCTAAAACAAATTTTTGCCAGAACTCAATATTGTTATCCTGAAAAAACAATCAGTCACAAACACacaagtgaaaaagaaaaaataacaccAAAGGCTGAAAAGAAGTGTTGTTCCACGGAATGAAAAGAAATCGTACCATAGGTCTATGCTGCTGCAGATACATgtacttaattaattgaagTGAACATTTCCCCTGTTCATAGACTGGCCCTACAGCAGATTTAATAGGCACATTCTGCTGTTGAGATTGCTGATGTAGTTGAGGCTGCTGTTGATGATGTGCCCTCAACATTTGCTGTTGCTGCAAAATGTGCTTCTGTTGTAAAGGGTTCAACTGTGAAACAAACTCTCTGGAAATTTGAGGGAAATGGTATTGTTGCTGCTGCAGGTATGGTGCTCCTTTAGAATCCTGATTCTCCAGTTGTACAGGTCCTATGGCCCTTCCAGTCTGGTTTTGTTGCGGCTCTTGCACCACTGGACCAAGGCTCTGCAATGAGTGCAACTGCGTCTGCAGACCAATCTGATTGCCTATTACCCCTGGTTCCAAGTTGGCAGAGCCTGCAAAACCTTCAAATCCACCTTCAATGGATAGGAATTGCGGCTGTTGCTGCTGTGGTTCGCTCTGGGAAACACGGAAGTGCTGCATTGATTGCTGACCATGTTGAGACCTCTGGCGCTTAAATTGTTGTACATGAGATTGTTGCTGAGAGCTTCTAAAAGGATTTGGAATTTTTTGGCTTTCAAATTGCTCAGATGAAACAAAATCCATCATGTGTGTTGGGGTAAAAGGAGAAACAGAACCAACATCATTTGATGCCATAGAAACTGCACTAGGCTCCATTATGGTATCAAACCTTCCCTGCTGATAACCATCCAAACCAGAGAGGCTGATGTTTGAACTTATTAGCCCTCGCCCCAAGTTGACAGAACCAGCAAAACTTTCAGAGCCACCTTGAAAGGATTGGAATTGCAGCTGTTGCTGCTGCGATTGGGTATGGAAAACAGGGTTCTGCTGCATTGACTGCTGGCAATGTTGAAACCTCTGTAGCTCAAATGGTTGACCAAAAGACTTTTGCTGAAAGCTTCTAGAAGGATTTGGAATTCGTTGGCTTTGGAATTGGCCAGatgaaacaaaattaatcATGTTGGTTGGtgtaaaagaagaaacaaaacgAACATCACTTGGTGTCCCAGAAACTGCAGTAGATTCCATTGTGTTATCAAAAACTACACTAGACTCCATTTTGTTATCAGAAACTCCACTAGACTCCATTTTATTATCAGGGCTTCCCTGCTGAAAACCATCCAGAATAGAGAGATTGGTGCTTGAACTCCCACTTCCAGAATTCTGATTGAGAAGATGAAAAATTTGGAGAATTTCCCAGGAAATTTCATACTTTACTGTGCACGTGTCAtgataaatgaaaagaaatgttGCTTGTGGAGAAATAAAGCACACTCAAGATTCCAAAATAGTAGAGCTTGATTGCAAAAGCACGGGTGAGACAGACCGAGAGCAACCAATTGGAGTTGGTACCCCTGATGTCACCATTACAACTAAAGCAAAACTGAAACATCATCTATTTTCAAGAGCCTAGTCACCTAACTGAACTTATCTAAACAACCCAACAAGCCAAAACTCAAAATTAGCCCAGCAGCAACCATTTGTATTATTGAACTTCAACAACTTGACAGTCGCATTACTCATCAACGAAATTTGAAATGTATTTCCATCTACCTTTAGAAGTTCTAAGTTCAAAAGATACTAACCAAATATAGAAACAAGTGAAGTCTAACAACTAACATTGTCTGTTTGTCCTTTGGAAATGCAATTCTCTTGAGCACATTTGGGAGCAGAAAGCAATTTTCTTTGGGagcaaattttctttttctttttttctttttttgaatatcataaattttaattatgttaaaaataatttagtcaTTCATTTCTGTTCCCATCCCATTTTCCTTGTTCAATGATGAGTCACTCCACACAGAGATAAAAGGGTAAATAAAGTCGTAATCTTGAATCCCCATTGTTTATGTTTGGCTACCAAGACAATGACGACcagaaaaatatattcattacACCAAAGAAAACAGATACCCAAAATGACAGAAGGgtttaaagaaaacaagaagcAACCACTAAACTAATACCATTAACTCTTTTAAGGCTCTCAACTCCATTAAAGAAAGCAGAAAGATCAAAGAAAGACTTCAAATTATACGtgtcttttttccttttttaagagaaacaaaacaagaacCAAAAGGATCATGTATAAGCAACCGCCAAAACCATAATGCACAAACACATGCATACACATATACACATTATCTAAGAAATATTTCACATTATTGaatgataaaaatttcaaCCCAGATTATCTTTGTACAAAGACACAACAAGGTTTCATAGAAAGAAACGGAGAGATAAAAAAGGGCTTGCCATTGTCAAGAATAAGCGAGCGAGCGAGCGAGCGAGGGAGAGTGGTAAtggccttttctttttctatttcttattGTAAAGAATGCTCGATAGAGAGGAGAATATAGAAGCAAATTGAACTGGAAACAAACAAGGACAAAGGGTCATTTGCCCCTTCAACTTGTGTTAAAGGATCAAATAAGCTGAATTACATCGTTTTCAGCTAATAGATCCCTGAATTTGGTATTTTAGGACCAAATTAGTCTAAATCTCCCTTGATGAAGAGTGTGTCTAACACactctatttttcaattaaataaaatcaaaatttaaaatattcattttttatattaaaaagtttattttaaacttaaatttagAAGAAATTTAATCCCAACtgctaaaataataataataataataataaaactaattccATCATCCACCTCCATCTCCATCCACCGTCACCACTGTTATAAACCCATCTTTAATCACTATTAAACTCATCCACTACTGTTACTACCATTAAACCCATATCTCGTCACCACCAAAATATTTGTCATCAAACTCATATGTCATTGCTTGTTATCACCACCATCACACCATATTCATATGTCATTGCCGTTAAAATACATTcactatttcttaaaatttttacaaaaaagaaggaaaatcaagagattagaaaaatattagagaagagaaagagaaaaaaaatagaacaatGTCCATTGTTGTTTGCCTCACCACCACCATCCATCATCGACACCCATTACTGCCATACACTACTTCATTCATCcaaaaagtagaaaataaaaaaatagattgtATAGACATAGATAAACAGATACTCATCGCCGTAAAAAGATCCATagcaaaattaataaatacaaaacCAATCGATAGAACTTGTTTTTATAGTCGTTTATGGTGGTAACAACAGCAGCAATGGATGGCGGGGATGAAGGCGATAGAGTAACGAGCAATGATGCCACTGGCAGTGTTGTTGAAGGCGATACAGAGATTGACGATATGACGATCAAAACAATTGTGATTAACAAAGCGaagaaaaaaacagaaagaggAAAACAAATAGAGAACGAATCTCTTGTTAGAAAGATTGAAGAAGCGAAGGAAAAAAGGAAtggagaaaagagagaaaaactattttaatatttgtatgCTAAAGTATTAGACACACCCACGCTTTTAAGGCTAATATGCAGTACATGCGTGGATTAAAGTCAAAATTGTTTGGCCTGAAAAATGTAAGTTTTGGGCCTATTTGCTCAAATAATTGTAATTCAGTTTATTTGGCCCATTGACACAAGCTAAAAAAATTGaccatttgtccaagcaaacTATAACAATTTGGATAATGGGCTAATTTAGATCCTCAACTTGCTACATAGGGACATAAAAGggactaaaataatttttttttttttctatttaagtccaatattttgtgatttttattatattgagcCCATATGTGATGTTGGTCAAGTGAATTTCTAGTACTTTGTTGAATAGACGAGAGGTTATAGGATTTTGCTATAGTGTTATTGTGGTACTCTACTATGATAaagtctatttttttaattatagataaccaattgattttattttaatttatttattagttttatatgtcattctatttttttttattttttctaattgcTAGTATGCTTTGAGAATAAATTCTCCTAAAATATGGAGTCTCTCTCTAGGTTAGAGTTTCACCCCACGAAACCTTAGGTCTAGGGATATATTCTTCCATTGTTATGACGTGAAGATCTTCTAAATTTTCGAGTCTATCTATTTTGTTattccttttgttttgttcttatgtttttgtcttttattttttatcaggTTTCTATTCTTCTTACTTTTCATTGGATCTGTATATTATCCAATTTTAGcgtgtggttattttcttgggTTTTAGGATCAATGGTAGCTGAGATAGAAGAACATTTTAATAGAGTGGGGTTGCCTCATTTGGAGAAAGAAATAGTGGATTTAAGCAATTGGGAGAGAGGATGTGAGAATACTTCTATAGATTATAGGTTGTGGTTGGTGGAAAGATTAGTTTTAAGAAGACCTTTTAATCCATAAAATATGCCAAGGGCTTTAGAAGGGCATGGAGACTGGCAAACCCTTTCTTATTCAGGAGACAGATTCCATTATCTTTATCTGTCAATTACAAGCCAATTATGATCGAGAAAGATACAGAAAAAGGGACTTTGGCATTTTGATAAACAACTGATTATGTTACATGAGGTAGATGGGGACGTTTAATGAGCTAAAATTTCCTTgaataattacttattttggTTAAGCATTGGGCAACTCCCAATGAATAGAAGAGATATAGATTATGTCCTTAAAGTGGCTAGTAAAGCAGGATGAGTGatgaagaaatttttttttaaaaaatggtATGGGTTAACATAACCAGGTCTTTTGCTAGGGGGTTTGATGATCATTAATGGCGAATGGGAGAAATTGTAGATTACGTATAAGTACGAGCTTTTGCTACCATTATTGGCACGTGGATTATGTTGAAAATAAATGTGAAGAAGGTGCCTCTTTTGATAATATTGGTACTTGGCCATTTGGTTCTAAGTTGAGGATAACTCTTATACGAAGTAAACTTATGAATAGAGAAAGATTTAAGGGAGGATTAGGAACTAAGTGGGGAGAGGGATAATAAGGTTAGAAAGAAGttagtttttaataaaaatagtggtAATATGTAGGAATCATAACAAATGAGGGAAGAGGTGGAGACTATGGTAAATGATGAGAGATGAAAGGACATGGGTAATGTGACCAAGGCTAAGAGTCCATATACTTCAAGAGTCAAGAACCTTTAAGTATCCAAGAAGgaataatcataatattaaGGGCCAAAAAGATGAAGGAAGCACTTGTTGGGCTTATCAAGAATATTTGGGTTCAAGACACTACAAGCTATAATAAGTCAACTCTAAAATCAAATCCAATACTTATTAGCTTGATCCAATACCAAGGAGTTTGTTTAATTCTAATTGGGccttaattattcaaatcaagCTAATAAAGCAATAAGGAAGCAAGTTGCAAGGAGGACATAAAGAGCAAGCCCATGTGTGTGACCTCATTAAGTAATTAGGATTTCAACTTAAACTTGTTCACTAGTTAACAAGGGGGGTGGCACCTTCTATTATTTATCTagaaaatttcttatttgttttattttatttaagaagtAATGATTTACTCCCTAAatgatttatttctctttttcctaGCTCAATTCTAGGGGGCACATGATTGTTAGCTATTtaggaattttattttatttcttatttagtGTTGGAAGtaatctattattttctaagtaattttattccttttagtGTTATTCTAAGGTTATAGAAggcttataaatatattttattcggCTACATATTTCAATCAATCTTgtatgaattattttcttatcaataAAGTGAGAGttatttctttactttgttctttgtgaacttttttcaagttttcttgcattgttttcaaattccttgtcttatcaatttttaaaacttaatcTTTTAAGCTTTTGGAATTATGGCGACATACATCTAGTTCCTGATTTCTTATAATCGAAGGGTTTTAGTTCCATCACCATAGATCTGAATTTGACGATCCTAAAGTTAGCATCAATTTCGATTTGGGTTTTATCTCTCTATAGATAGAGTTCACATCAATGGGTATTTTGGTAAACATCAGGGGTAATGAGAGTGGAAAAACTAGGATTAGTGAGTCTAAAAGGAAGGAGGATTTAGCCTCATTAAGGAGGATAAAGGTCATGTGAATATGTTTGGAGAAAATGGTGAGTTAGAAAATGTAGCATTTGAGTATGATATTGTCCACGTGGAAGCTAAGTCCATGCAATGTAAGTATTTGGGCGATGAGAAAGATAACCAGGTTGGGACTGATTTATTAAATGGCATTAATAAAGTAATAccatataatatatttcaatGCAAATAAAGAAGTTCTGACTACCACTATACGTAATGAGGAAATGGTAGAATAAGAGCTTGTAGTGGTTGGTGCCCAAGTCTAGGTGCAATATAAGGGGACTCGATGGAAAAGATAGGCAAGATCAGAAGGTGGAGAAGAGTCAGAGATTACATCAGTTATGGAGCATGATGTTGAGGTTACTAGTTGCTTGAAAAGAAGTGAGAGGAAGGAGAAGAAAGGGTCTGGACATTT
The sequence above is drawn from the Ricinus communis isolate WT05 ecotype wild-type chromosome 7, ASM1957865v1, whole genome shotgun sequence genome and encodes:
- the LOC8263070 gene encoding transcriptional corepressor SEUSS isoform X2, whose protein sequence is MESSGVSDNKMESSVVFDNTMESTAVSGTPSDVRFVSSFTPTNMINFVSSGQFQSQRIPNPSRSFQQKSFGQPFELQRFQHCQQSMQQNPVFHTQSQQQQLQFQSFQGGSESFAGSVNLGRGLISSNISLSGLDGYQQGRFDTIMEPSAVSMASNDVGSVSPFTPTHMMDFVSSEQFESQKIPNPFRSSQQQSHVQQFKRQRSQHGQQSMQHFRVSQSEPQQQQPQFLSIEGGFEGFAGSANLEPGVIGNQIGLQTQLHSLQSLGPVVQEPQQNQTGRAIGPVQLENQDSKGAPYLQQQQYHFPQISREFVSQLNPLQQKHILQQQQMLRAHHQQQPQLHQQSQQQNVPIKSAVGPVYEQGKCSLQLIKYMYLQQHRPMDNNIEFWQKFVLEFFTHTARKRLCVSKYQNRNPPAAYHKDSWDCELCNQKHVHGYESTAASLPNLFQIKYEWPVMEELLYIDMPHESQNSSGQIVLCYPKAIEESVFENGRVVRYGKLRIVFSPNLKICSWEFCLRNHEELFLRRLIKPQHKRQISQRVNSMKEDFSCETGKGLKESFTQLPSRSMPLLDLHFPIQLRDQQQTRENTLNNDYHSVQTNVEPTSTSSDDASAGNSCSTTPSVTAGAELLHQNSMDLWIENQHNNPGSPYPGTPVYISYMGSSTIPQAEHIPSSFSSSTPSSKTQKE
- the LOC8263070 gene encoding transcriptional corepressor SEUSS isoform X1, with the protein product MESSGVSDNKMESSVVFDNTMESTAVSGTPSDVRFVSSFTPTNMINFVSSGQFQSQRIPNPSRSFQQKSFGQPFELQRFQHCQQSMQQNPVFHTQSQQQQLQFQSFQGGSESFAGSVNLGRGLISSNISLSGLDGYQQGRFDTIMEPSAVSMASNDVGSVSPFTPTHMMDFVSSEQFESQKIPNPFRSSQQQSHVQQFKRQRSQHGQQSMQHFRVSQSEPQQQQPQFLSIEGGFEGFAGSANLEPGVIGNQIGLQTQLHSLQSLGPVVQEPQQNQTGRAIGPVQLENQDSKGAPYLQQQQYHFPQISREFVSQLNPLQQKHILQQQQMLRAHHQQQPQLHQQSQQQNVPIKSAVGPVYEQGKCSLQLIKYMYLQQHRPMDNNIEFWQKFVLEFFTHTARKRLCVSKYQNRNPPAAYHKDSWDCELCNQKHVHGYESTAASLPNLFQIKYEWPVMEELLYIDMPHESQNSSGQIVLCYPKAIEESVFENGRVVRYGKLRIVFSPNLKICSWEFCLRNHEELFLRRLIKPQACQLVAKAQKYQASDRNAQSDSSQLDLERNCNLFLESAHRLNKSLEIPLHTNIGYTERYIRYLKHKRQISQRVNSMKEDFSCETGKGLKESFTQLPSRSMPLLDLHFPIQLRDQQQTRENTLNNDYHSVQTNVEPTSTSSDDASAGNSCSTTPSVTAGAELLHQNSMDLWIENQHNNPGSPYPGTPVYISYMGSSTIPQAEHIPSSFSSSTPSSKTQKE